ctaaaataacataaattaagcTTCTACGTCCtgatttttaactttttgcttAAACAGTATATAGGTATAATTCCGCTTGAAAATCggataacataaaacataaggtcgttaattaaatgttttgttttatattggtATCTTTGATGAGGGTTCAATAACAATGGTGTAAAaccattaattattaaaaaaaaatgtcagcaGATATTTTTGCATAGATTACCTGTATTAACAttcaatacatgtatcatttatatataaaagagATTGTCATGTTACAAGTTCATTGTCAGACATTAGAACATATGAATacatgcaattattttaatctgTTTCAATCTGTTAACTGAAGTGTCAGGTTAGTTCAAACTTTAAATCCCTCACAACGATAGACTTTATCTAATTGGTGGTTGTAAAAGTAGGCTATACTCTTAAAGAAAGTACCACACTCGGCCATTAAGAACAAAACAGATATGACATCATAATTGGGTTCCGCGCTTggtgaaaatatgttattatctAAGTTAGTTGGAACATTGTGAAATAGTAATTGCAAAAAGTGGTCGCCAGATTCGCTCTCTCCGCGCTTcttaataatgaatatttaacataatatgtcCTAACTATTACATATTAACTGTGATTTTCACCTTTTgggaaacaaattataaaaaataataaatccaTGTACCCAGACTATTGAGAAAACTATAGTAGCATTTGACtccataaacaaataaaatatcattttattactaTGGACGGCGAAGGTACttctgtttttaattaaatataaaagaaatattgtctTCAAAATAGTTATACACATACTATTTTAACTACTGTAACAGGTTTAAACATGACGAAGGAGGAACACAGACCATGATTCGTGTACATACCCTTGGGGATTGTGGAGTTACTATCACATTATAACCATTATATCGCCTAATATACAAACTTAACAACACAAATGCAACAGTTACAGAGTGTGGGGTTTTGTTAAGTTTCATGACTTTCAGCCATTTAATTAGAAACAAAAACTgagacatgaaataaaaacgtGTTCTCTGATGTATAAAAACTGCTAGATTCTTATCATGTGGACAAAACACAAgagtgtataataataataataataataataataacgacCGTATTCTCTAGCATTCCCCCAACTAACTCAACAACTAACTTGGAATATAAAAACTATCATGATATGGGAGAAAGCACACAACGTTCATTCTACAGTGACAATCTAATGGATGAGATAGGCCTCTATTACACAAGGGAGATCGACAGTGCATTgatatgtatgcatgtatgtttatatgtatgtacaatATTAGTAAACAGACAACcaactaaatattaaaactacCTGATTcacagaaatataaataataaaagtatcaGATTTGTTAACAAACTAAACAAAGATTCATGTTATAAAAAGATTGAAACGTTACTGGTAGCAGTATGCATATATACACACTGAAGTATACCAGCAATATACGAATGGTCGCTGATTTTCCTTTAAACGAAGCAAACTAGCATTGTCGTGTATTTTCTTTACGTTTCGCGGACAATTTGTTGGAGTATTATGCCAgacaatacattgataatgaTGAGCAATGTATATAAACAGTATGCCCTCAAATATTATAAACGatcaaaacatgaaacaataaTGCCGACGTTAAAGCGATgaacattgtttgtttaaagaCCCTGTTGAACAGAGAACATATTGCATTCTGAATCAAGACATCTTAATGCCAACATTCTTACTCtcttttattacattttttttctttctttaattatcaaataaacGAACACGGCGCCGTTTGTATTCCTAAGGATGAACATGCATTATCTGAGCAAAATTATGTATACTTGGCAATGATAGTCATACATTTTGGGAAAGTAGTATCagacaaatttaataaaatattaactctTAAGGCTGGTTCTACTGTTGCTCACTGCTTCAACGTTTGTATAATGTTCTGGCTCTCCTATTTGAGGTGATATTCTTCCTGTCGTCTGCTCGCCGTGACGTTCTGTGTGATAAGACGCTTTATAGCTAACGACACTGTCGTCTGCACTGGGCGCTTCCGGTGAATCTAATTCGGCACCACCGTCATATGATGTTATTCCGCCCGCGGAATGATCTGTTTTTGAATGAAAGTCTGGCAAAAGAGGACTATCATTTTGCTGAGATAATTTTCTAAGATTGTCACTTGTTAATGAACACTGGTCGAAATTTCTGCTTTCTGTGAGTGAGGTTTCATCGTACATGTCTGGAGAGGCGCTGTCTTTAGAATTGGTCTCGAGCTGTCTCTGGTAATCTTTATACATCGAGTCTGGAAGAAACTGTAATTCTCGCCGGGATTTATCCGCCTCCCCGGAATATCTGTAACCGCTAATATCGCTCGTCTGTGACGTACTAGCGCTGTCAGCGCTCGGCGGCCGCTCGACCTCCCTGTTGTCGACGTGGTCATGGATAATTCTCGGCAGTCTATGTCTGTCTTCCAAGGTCATTTCACTAGAGAACGAGCCGCTTCTCGTTGTCTCCATGTACTCATTCTCTTCTATAGCGCCATCTACCGTCTTACGGGATATAGCGTCCTCCTTGATCTGATCAAGGCGGTGCTTGTGTCGCGCTTGATGCTTCTTAGCTCGATGAGCACGGGTTCTAGGTGTCCTGTGCTGAACTTCCGCTGAGTAAATTTCCTTGGATGGATTCCTGCTGGTAGCGGCTGAACTATGGCCGTTTCCAACTTTTGCACTTATACTGCTTATTGAGCGTCTATCGAAACGATCGTTGCCTCGGTCATGACGTCTTTGATAATCCGGTCGATCGGGAGTATTGTTCCGAGCAGACGACGGAATCCTCGACATATCGTCCGGATTCACCGAGGGTTTAGTCTTATTACACAAGTACAGGATGCTAACAATCACGCTGACCAGCACGGCAAGGAGGCCGCACGTGGTAAGTATAATGCCCACAGTTCGCTTCCCCTCCTCGTTGTCCAGATCAGGGGGAAGCAGCTCGATGTCGAGGAGGCCGTAGTTAAGGATGAGGGTGATGCCCGTCGCGGTCATGATGATGCCCCCGAGGAACATGAACACGCCCACCACGCACATACAGCACTGTACCGCCGCTCCCTTCATCCTGCACGGCAtctgaaaatacacaacaaGGTCATCTTTGAAACCATGGCAAATGTTTCATTATTCTAGAATATCAtgcttttgtatttatatagCGTTCGGAAAAAAAAATCGGTAACTTTAATGGAATACATTTCGCTTGTGTTAAATGAATGTCGTCTGCTTGCACCGAAGcctatttttcttaatttgtcTGAGTAATGAATATTACAAACTTTGGCACCAAAAACGGACAAAAACTCAAGACAGTTTGCTGGATTTTGTTGTCTTTGATTGTAATCCATTATTGTTTAGTAAGTCCTGTGTCATGTTATGAACCTTTTAGTAAGGTTAATCCCTATTGCCTTTTTATACAGTACATTTGTAATTCTAAAGAAATTGCGTAATGTAATATtactttggaaaaaaatataagctgAATGCGTCATTTAGATTTAAACGGACCCCAcagcatttactgaaataatacTGTTGAACTTatggtcaaaataataaaaaagctaTTAAATAACGTTAGCaacttattaatattaacaagaATATGTTTGATGTACAAGACCTTTTGTTAACTGAACAAAAAAAAGCCAATCCTGTAAACGACTGCCttcagtgaccttgaactgacCGCAGAGAATGCCAAAGCCATACACGAGGTAAATATCACACCATTAAAATGGTcatacttaaaatgttttgaacgTTGATTTATATGAGCAAGAAGTAATCTATGCAAAACATCGTCGTTATAGTAacttaaaatcatgtttatatcagcaacatttttttatgttatataaaaatatattctatgaAGTAACATGATATTAAGAGTTTAATAGAGACAAACACATTTCAAACGCAAGATAGCGGTCGATATTAAAAAACCAACGTTGTGTTGAATTGGCAACATACTGCATATATCATTGTGAGATTCATCCCTATTGCTTGGTACAATACAACATGATCAACTGTACCTTTTAATGGACTCTCTAGTGCAGGGGCGAAAGGTAGTGAGATTCTGTGAAACAAATGAAGCTCAAATATAGAAGTTCTTAGCAAGATGCTGTGTATACCTTAATATATATGAAAGCATATGTGAACTACCAGTTCTAACGCGGCAACCTTAAGTGGAAGCGAAACAGCCACATTATTtagaattataaaattatgcaaGGAAAGGGAATTCATAATATATTCGAACAGTCCTTCCGTATGTTCGTGCGTCCGTCAGTCCGTTTACTGCTGTGTCTCGGCTGTAACTTACTCAAATTTATTCCATATCAAATCAaactaataaaacaagaacatgaGATGTGTCACGTCTAGCGTCCATGCGCGTCTATACCACAGGCAAATCGATATTGTCACAGTTGAAACTTGCTAAATTTCAAtctgattttaattaaatttcaccATCATTCTACTGCAACATTGGCTGGTCTGTCACGTATAGCATTCAACTCAACTCATTGCGCTCAGGTGGGATTTCGTAGGAATAATTTGTTTCTCAGCTAAAACTTACTCCATTGTAAAGGCATTTATCTAGCGATACTTAGTACCTCAGAAAAAACGTTTTATCTATTGGGAATTCAATTTTCACAGATTTGTTGGGTAACATTTGAAGGCGTCGTTTAGGATAAACTGGAGTTTAATCAAACCTTTTCAGTGCTCTcaccaggatttgaaaagggccgGATACTTTTGATGCGCATTGAATGGGCCGTAATTGGCCACTTGCAACGTTCAATTCtaattgtgtatgtgttgaaaCTACTAACAGTTTGCTATAGATACCGTAGCTGTTACTCAAGTATCAaatttgtgtacatgtttattatttttatacttatttctgaattttTCTCTGTTTAACAAAAGGAAACGGCAGGTGAAGTAAAAAGGCAGCAATGTGCTGGAAAAGGGAAGCATGGTGCCCCGCCTTGCTATTAGGGATAGCTGGAGCACTTCAGTTTAATATGTATTCAACACACAAGCAATATACTAATGGCTGTCCCTACGACAATGTCTTATCGGTGGCATTCGTCAAGTCTCTTTTACCGCTCTTGCTCATTTGATCGACTACATTCATTTAAGGAAGTTCTTAATGTCCGCAGATTACGTTTATCTTGTTCAAACACCGGGTGATCGAGGAGTGTAGAATCATTGCTTGTATCACATACCCAGGACACCAGGAAAAACGCACACTTTCCGAAGACCACAGAATGAGTAATAAATATCTGGGCGATACAAGATATGATAAACATACAATGACATGATCTTCTTTTCTATACAAAACTTCTATAAGATATTAGCAGAATCATTCCTCTTTGTGTGAGTGTCATAGTCAGGTATTAACAACCACAGGTGCAAGGTAACATATTATTCACTTAAGGCCTTTCACGGTAATAGAAGATTAACTCAGATTTTCGATTAAAAAGCTTTTGCATTTATTCCGGAAGTGTCTTGatacaatatgaatatgtttttttctgtcaaaatagTCAGTACCgtccaatcaaaaatgttttgtggCTTTGTGGTGATTGAAGATATCTTAggaaagatatttgcatttttgtaatgaGGAAATGAAATTAATCCCCTGcgatttattatttcattgaatatctttattattgAAAAGATTACCCACAAAACTTTGTTGATTACGCTGTCTGggacattttgacaaaaaaacaacatagttCTTTTGTCGACAGACTCTtccaaaaaaatgcaaatcCTTTTAAACTCAAAATCTGATCAAATCCTATTTCGTAAATTTCGGCCAACTCCTTTTAACCTACAAAGGATATATCTTTTATGTCCGAAATTTTTTTTCCtcaaacttaataaaacatgattttttgaaTCCTTTTCATTGTTGGCCTTCCCCGCCCACGTTTGCGATGTAGGTGGTCCTTAATGTTCAAGAGCTTGCTATAATTGCTTCAGGAAACAATCAAGAAAGCATtaccatttaaaatttaaatttgttccTCATAACTATATTATttcttaacattgttttaacgGAATATATCACAATAATCAAATCAGCCCGTAATGGAACTTCGGGAGCTGATTGAAATGGGAGAACCCGCATTTTACATACTGTCTGCATCATACAAAATGTTGGTAAAATAAGAATCGCTAGAGCTTTCTTATGTCGTACAGAGATTACAGATGGCGAACTTGATCAATACGTAAGTGCgcttgtgtttgtaaaataaacaagtttatcatatatatcatgtaaatcaatattgaaaaattatcCCAAGTAGCAAACATGAAACGGTTCAGGGAAGCGTAGCAGGGACATGGATGTATCTGCTGCTCCGTCTCTTCGCCTAACATCATTGTCCTATGTATAAAGTAACTAGCTagtcatgtatataaataaatgtttatcaattaagcttaattgataataaataatacaagtcatggatatttatttatatacatgactTACTAGTTACTTGCCCGCATTGTTTCCCGTTTATGAAGATGGCGATATGAAAAGTTAACGAACAAATACTCCCGCGGAATaagtttataatttttaattaattaattcattaattaacCTGATCATTGTATGCCTGTGAGGACTCACTGAAAGTGATTCTGACGCAACCTAACAAGACATCAATAATGTAAAGAAATATGTTATACTATCAACTGGAAATTCTGATTTAATAAGCATGAGTTCTGTTGAGATGAGCTTATAGAAACGGTGAATCAGCAGTAAATGCTGCCGCTGTCGGGGAACAAACCCGGTTCGATGAATTTCCTGTCCCGCATGCTAACCATTAAACCGATGCGGACGACGCCGACGGTACCTTTTAAAGTGCAAATTTACTTGGCAGATTTCCTATTGCTTCCCTTGAATCTACTAGAATTCAGATCCGACAAAGTATACGAATCACCAAATTCGCCACCAATTTATTGTCTGCTCACGAATACCAttacatttcaaagaaacacTGAACGTCCGAATCACTACCAAACTATTCCGTGCCCCTGCCTACTCGCCCGAATCCCCAAATCATTTGAGTGACTTTACCAAACACGTCGTGTCACAAGCAAAGATTCGTTGTGTCACTACCAAAGTCGTCGTGTCCCAAGCAAAGATTCGTTGAGTCACTACCAAAGTCGTGTCCCAAGCAAAGATTCGTTGAGTCACTACCAAAGTCGTGTCCCAATCAAAGATTCGCTGACTCACTACCAAAGTCGTGTCCCATGCAAAGATTCGTTGACTCACTACCAAAGTCGTGTCTCAATCAAAGATTCGTTGAGTCACTACCAAAGTCGTGTCTCAATCAAAGATTCGTTGTGTCACTACCAAAGTCGTCGTGTCCCAAGCAAAGATTCGTTGAGTCACTACCAAAGTCGTGTCCCAAGCAAAGATTCGTTGAGTCACTACCAAAGTCGTGTCCCAATCAAAGATTCGCTGACTCACTACCAAAGTCGTGTCCCATGCAAAGATTCGTTGACTCACTACCAAAGTCGTGTCTCAATCAAAGATTCGCTGACTCACTACCAAAGTCGTGTCCCATGCAAAGATTCGTTGAGTCACTACCAAAGTCGTGTCCCAATCAAAGATTCGTTGAGTCACTACCAAAGTCGTGTCTCAATCAAAGATTCGCTGACTCACTACCAAAGTCGTGTCCCAATCAAAGATTCGCTGACTCACTACCAAAGTCGTGTCCCATGCAAAGAT
Above is a genomic segment from Mya arenaria isolate MELC-2E11 chromosome 2, ASM2691426v1 containing:
- the LOC128223287 gene encoding uncharacterized protein LOC128223287 isoform X1 translates to MPGNTRHKWRGIKMPCRMKGAAVQCCMCVVGVFMFLGGIIMTATGITLILNYGLLDIELLPPDLDNEEGKRTVGIILTTCGLLAVLVSVIVSILYLCNKTKPSVNPDDMSRIPSSARNNTPDRPDYQRRHDRGNDRFDRRSISSISAKVGNGHSSAATSRNPSKEIYSAEVQHRTPRTRAHRAKKHQARHKHRLDQIKEDAISRKTVDGAIEENEYMETTRSGSFSSEMTLEDRHRLPRIIHDHVDNREVERPPSADSASTSQTSDISGYRYSGEADKSRRELQFLPDSMYKDYQRQLETNSKDSASPDMYDETSLTESRNFDQCSLTSDNLRKLSQQNDSPLLPDFHSKTDHSAGGITSYDGGAELDSPEAPSADDSVVSYKASYHTERHGEQTTGRISPQIGEPEHYTNVEAVSNSRTSLKS
- the LOC128223287 gene encoding uncharacterized protein LOC128223287 isoform X3, whose translation is MPCRMKGAAVQCCMCVVGVFMFLGGIIMTATGITLILNYGLLDIELLPPDLDNEEGKRTVGIILTTCGLLAVLVSVIVSILYLCNKTKPSVNPDDMSRIPSSARNNTPDRPDYQRRHDRGNDRFDRRSISSISAKVGNGHSSAATSRNPSKEIYSAEVQHRTPRTRAHRAKKHQARHKHRLDQIKEDAISRKTVDGAIEENEYMETTRSGSFSSEMTLEDRHRLPRIIHDHVDNREVERPPSADSASTSQTSDISGYRYSGEADKSRRELQFLPDSMYKDYQRQLETNSKDSASPDMYDETSLTESRNFDQCSLTSDNLRKLSQQNDSPLLPDFHSKTDHSAGGITSYDGGAELDSPEAPSADDSVVSYKASYHTERHGEQTTGRISPQIGEPEHYTNVEAVSNSRTSLKS
- the LOC128223287 gene encoding uncharacterized protein LOC128223287 isoform X2, whose amino-acid sequence is MKWIKHVRKKQMPCRMKGAAVQCCMCVVGVFMFLGGIIMTATGITLILNYGLLDIELLPPDLDNEEGKRTVGIILTTCGLLAVLVSVIVSILYLCNKTKPSVNPDDMSRIPSSARNNTPDRPDYQRRHDRGNDRFDRRSISSISAKVGNGHSSAATSRNPSKEIYSAEVQHRTPRTRAHRAKKHQARHKHRLDQIKEDAISRKTVDGAIEENEYMETTRSGSFSSEMTLEDRHRLPRIIHDHVDNREVERPPSADSASTSQTSDISGYRYSGEADKSRRELQFLPDSMYKDYQRQLETNSKDSASPDMYDETSLTESRNFDQCSLTSDNLRKLSQQNDSPLLPDFHSKTDHSAGGITSYDGGAELDSPEAPSADDSVVSYKASYHTERHGEQTTGRISPQIGEPEHYTNVEAVSNSRTSLKS